Proteins co-encoded in one Listeria ivanovii subsp. ivanovii genomic window:
- a CDS encoding lmo2826 family MFS transporter encodes MDNKTKLWTKDYLFLLIGSVMLYIGFMVFMPTLPARIIELGGTQMEASLAVGLFSIVALLMRAIAGSWNDKFGPKLLIIVGFLILILTTVNFYWSTAVAALLILRLFHGAGWGIGTTSIATGVSKLVPPSRTGEGIGFYGLTTALGMSLAPIIAILIMNYFSFDVLVTFSLVLMVFILLLMTQVKLPKSEKIVHQKMKLFEKTALLPAGLCLLMAIPLGGIQTFMMVYGTEIGITTTWVYFIGQAIMVLVSRLFAGRLYDTKGHRFVIIPGAISMIMGILILSFATGVISLFIASLFFGLGYGMSQPALQALAVDRAAPHNKGTANGTFLSGMDIGMAAGSFGLSIVATYYNYAIMYRTAIFALVAFFIVYWFTLGRKVKNN; translated from the coding sequence TTGGATAATAAGACAAAACTTTGGACGAAGGACTACCTATTTTTATTAATTGGAAGTGTGATGCTTTATATTGGTTTTATGGTTTTTATGCCAACCTTACCTGCGCGAATTATTGAACTTGGTGGCACGCAAATGGAAGCGAGTTTAGCAGTTGGATTATTTTCAATCGTTGCTTTGCTGATGCGTGCGATTGCCGGAAGTTGGAATGATAAATTTGGACCGAAATTATTAATTATTGTTGGTTTTTTAATTTTAATACTGACAACGGTGAATTTTTATTGGTCGACGGCTGTTGCGGCCTTGTTGATATTAAGACTTTTTCACGGGGCAGGCTGGGGGATTGGAACAACATCAATTGCAACCGGGGTTTCTAAGCTTGTACCACCAAGCAGAACGGGTGAAGGTATTGGCTTTTATGGGCTTACAACTGCGCTCGGCATGTCGCTCGCACCCATTATTGCTATTTTAATTATGAATTACTTTTCTTTTGATGTTTTAGTGACTTTTTCACTCGTACTGATGGTGTTTATTTTGTTATTAATGACGCAAGTAAAACTTCCAAAATCGGAAAAAATCGTTCATCAAAAAATGAAACTATTTGAGAAGACAGCGTTACTACCAGCTGGCCTTTGTTTACTGATGGCGATTCCGCTTGGTGGCATTCAAACATTTATGATGGTTTATGGAACAGAAATTGGTATTACAACAACATGGGTTTACTTTATTGGACAGGCTATTATGGTGCTTGTTAGTCGTTTGTTTGCTGGGAGATTATATGATACGAAGGGACATCGTTTTGTTATTATTCCGGGAGCTATTTCGATGATTATGGGAATACTTATTCTGTCCTTTGCGACTGGCGTAATTAGCTTATTTATTGCTTCACTATTCTTTGGGCTAGGCTATGGAATGTCGCAACCGGCACTGCAAGCACTTGCTGTTGATAGAGCTGCGCCACATAACAAAGGAACAGCAAATGGTACTTTTCTATCAGGGATGGATATAGGTATGGCTGCAGGGAGTTTTGGTTTAAGTATAGTAGCAACTTATTACAACTATGCGATAATGTATCGGACTGCCATTTTTGCGTTAGTAGCATTTTTTATCGTGTATTGGTTTACTTTAGGCCGAAAAGTGAAAAATAACTAA